Proteins encoded together in one Armatimonadota bacterium window:
- the nagA gene encoding N-acetylglucosamine-6-phosphate deacetylase, with product MTPASPSRPLRTAAGRVRIAAGRVVAPDGDLTPGWVEVADGRIAVVQAGWPDAADVALPRGVVLPGFVDLQVNGAAGVDFLTVEDPAALDPALRHLAATGVTGFLPTLISAPLPVVRRALEVLSAARAADRPGPRILGVHLEGPFLDPAHAGAHDVAWLQAPSVELAEALLDGSGAAVRLVTLAPELPGAGAVIAALRARGVVVAAGHTGADFAAARAAFDAGVAMVTHLFNAMRPFHHREPGLVGAALLDGRVCASLILDDVHLHPAAAALAMRLLGPERAVLVTDAVAAAGAPPGTYRLGTREVVAQDGAVRLPDGTLAGSLLTMDAAVRRALALGATCRDVARMAALTPAALLGVPAGLRPGNPADLVVLDEGGQVELTLVGGAVVFQAGRS from the coding sequence GTGACCCCCGCGTCCCCATCCCGTCCGCTGCGCACGGCCGCCGGCCGCGTGCGCATCGCCGCCGGCCGCGTGGTGGCGCCGGACGGCGACCTCACGCCCGGCTGGGTGGAGGTGGCGGACGGCCGGATCGCCGTGGTGCAGGCGGGGTGGCCGGACGCGGCGGACGTGGCGCTGCCGCGCGGAGTCGTCCTGCCGGGGTTCGTCGACCTGCAGGTGAACGGCGCGGCCGGCGTGGACTTCCTCACGGTCGAAGACCCGGCCGCGCTGGACCCGGCGCTCCGCCACCTCGCCGCCACGGGGGTGACGGGCTTCCTCCCCACCCTCATCAGCGCGCCCCTGCCGGTGGTGCGCCGCGCGCTGGAGGTGCTCAGCGCGGCGCGTGCCGCGGACCGGCCGGGGCCGCGCATCCTGGGCGTGCACCTGGAAGGGCCCTTCCTCGACCCCGCCCACGCCGGCGCCCACGACGTCGCCTGGCTGCAGGCGCCGTCGGTGGAGCTGGCCGAGGCACTCCTGGATGGCTCCGGCGCGGCGGTGCGCCTGGTGACGCTCGCGCCGGAGCTGCCCGGCGCAGGCGCGGTGATCGCCGCGCTGCGGGCGCGGGGAGTCGTCGTGGCTGCCGGCCACACCGGCGCCGACTTCGCCGCCGCCCGCGCGGCCTTCGACGCGGGCGTGGCGATGGTCACGCACCTGTTCAACGCCATGCGCCCGTTCCACCACCGCGAGCCGGGGCTCGTCGGTGCCGCCCTCCTGGACGGTCGGGTGTGCGCCTCGCTCATCCTCGACGACGTCCACCTCCATCCGGCCGCGGCGGCGCTGGCGATGCGGCTGCTCGGGCCGGAGCGGGCGGTCCTGGTGACGGACGCGGTGGCGGCGGCGGGCGCGCCTCCGGGGACCTACCGGCTGGGGACGCGCGAGGTCGTGGCACAGGACGGTGCGGTGCGTCTGCCCGACGGCACGCTGGCCGGCAGCCTCCTGACCATGGACGCGGCGGTGCGGCGCGCCTTGGCGCTCGGGGCGACCTGCCGCGACGTGGCCCGCATGGCGGCGCTGACCCCTGCAGCGCTCCTGGGGGTCCCGGCCGGCCTCCGCCCCGGGAACCCCGCGGACCTGGTCGTGCTCGATGAGGGTGGGCAGGTGGAGCTGACCCTGGTGGGCGGGGCCGTCGTCTTCCAGGCTGGCCGGTCCTGA